One Succinivibrio dextrinosolvens DNA window includes the following coding sequences:
- a CDS encoding superoxide dismutase, whose protein sequence is MADFTLPPLPYAKNALDGFLSEQTLTFHHDKHLNAYVETTNKLKKGSSFENESIETIIKKAQPGPLFNNAAQVFNHTFYFKCLCAENKKPSANLMVLIEKSFNSFDEFLDLFKSSAVGNFGSGWTWLCATDGALEIVNTSNAGNPLTMGKTPILCVDVWEHAYYLDYQNRRADYLKDFVNHIDWDFVESNLP, encoded by the coding sequence ATGGCCGATTTTACTTTACCACCTCTGCCTTATGCTAAGAATGCACTAGATGGATTTCTCTCTGAACAGACTCTTACCTTCCACCATGATAAGCACTTAAATGCCTATGTTGAAACCACTAATAAGCTGAAGAAAGGCTCCTCATTTGAGAATGAATCAATTGAGACCATCATTAAAAAGGCTCAGCCAGGACCTCTGTTCAATAATGCAGCTCAGGTATTTAATCATACCTTCTACTTCAAGTGTCTGTGTGCCGAGAATAAGAAACCTTCAGCTAATCTTATGGTTTTAATAGAGAAGAGTTTCAATTCCTTTGACGAATTTTTAGATCTATTTAAATCCTCTGCTGTAGGTAACTTCGGATCAGGCTGGACATGGCTGTGCGCAACAGACGGTGCGCTGGAGATTGTTAATACTTCAAATGCAGGTAATCCTTTGACAATGGGAAAGACTCCTATTTTATGCGTGGACGTGTGGGAGCATGCCTATTATCTTGATTATCAGAACAGAAGGGCTGATTATCTTAAGGATTTTGTAAATCACATTGACTGGGATTTTGTCGAGTCCAATCTTCCTTAG
- a CDS encoding O-acetylhomoserine aminocarboxypropyltransferase/cysteine synthase family protein — protein sequence MAYKFETLQLHVGQEEADKATDSRAVPIYQTTSYVFHDSKHAADRFGLRDAGNIYGRLTNSTQDVLEKRLAALEGGVAALAVASGAAAISYVIQALGANGGHIVAQKSIYGGSYNLLAHTLPLYGITTTFVDIHNSQEVKDAIKENTRAIYIETLGNPNSDIPDIDTLSELAHQNKIPLVVDNTFATPFLLRSIEHGADIVVHSATKFIGGHGTTLGGVIVDSGKFDWLASDKFPHIAKSNPSYHGISFVDAVGPAAFAVYLRAILLRDTGATISPFNAFLLLQGVETLSLRIERHVQNTQKVIEFLKNHPLVKRINHPSLEEHPQHDLYNRYFPNGGGSIFTFDIKGGQREAHKFIDSLKIFSLLANVADVKSLVIHPATTTHSQLSENELADQGIFQSTIRLSVGTENIDDIIEDLDNAFKAVQEDLINRSEQDNNLQQAS from the coding sequence ATGGCATATAAGTTTGAAACATTACAGTTACATGTTGGTCAGGAAGAAGCAGACAAGGCTACCGATTCCAGAGCAGTTCCTATCTACCAGACTACTTCCTATGTATTCCATGACTCAAAACACGCTGCAGACAGATTCGGTCTTAGAGACGCAGGTAATATATACGGAAGACTGACAAATTCCACTCAGGATGTACTAGAAAAGAGATTGGCTGCCCTGGAAGGCGGTGTAGCAGCTTTGGCAGTTGCCTCAGGTGCGGCTGCAATTTCATACGTAATTCAGGCTTTAGGGGCAAATGGCGGTCACATTGTGGCCCAGAAATCCATCTACGGCGGCTCCTATAATCTGTTAGCACATACTCTTCCTCTGTACGGTATTACCACAACCTTTGTTGATATTCACAATTCTCAGGAAGTTAAGGATGCAATAAAAGAAAACACCCGTGCCATCTACATTGAAACTCTGGGGAATCCGAATTCAGATATTCCTGATATTGATACACTTTCAGAGCTTGCTCACCAGAATAAAATCCCACTGGTAGTTGATAACACTTTTGCAACCCCATTCCTATTAAGGTCAATTGAACACGGTGCAGATATCGTTGTTCACTCTGCAACTAAGTTCATCGGCGGACATGGAACAACATTGGGAGGAGTGATTGTAGACTCAGGCAAATTCGACTGGCTAGCCAGCGATAAATTTCCACATATTGCCAAAAGCAACCCAAGCTACCATGGGATCTCCTTTGTGGACGCAGTTGGTCCAGCAGCTTTTGCTGTTTACTTAAGAGCAATCCTATTACGTGATACCGGAGCAACAATCTCTCCTTTCAATGCCTTCCTGCTGCTTCAGGGGGTAGAGACCTTATCATTACGTATTGAGCGTCATGTACAGAACACCCAGAAAGTTATTGAATTCTTAAAGAATCATCCTCTGGTAAAACGTATTAATCACCCTTCATTAGAGGAGCATCCTCAGCATGATCTGTACAACCGTTACTTCCCTAATGGCGGAGGTTCAATCTTCACCTTCGATATCAAGGGAGGACAGAGAGAAGCACACAAATTTATAGATTCATTAAAGATATTCTCTCTGCTTGCCAACGTTGCAGATGTTAAGAGTCTGGTGATCCATCCTGCCACCACAACTCACTCACAGCTGTCAGAGAATGAACTTGCTGATCAGGGAATCTTCCAGAGCACAATTCGTCTGTCAGTTGGAACCGAGAATATAGATGACATTATTGAAGATCTTGATAACGCATTCAAAGCAGTACAGGAAGATCTGATAAATCGCAGTGAACAGGATAACAATCTGCAGCAGGCCTCCTAG